A genomic stretch from Malus domestica chromosome 15, GDT2T_hap1 includes:
- the LOC103444829 gene encoding probable LRR receptor-like serine/threonine-protein kinase At5g10290 encodes MVLLKMELVLAVLVLACLQSFVLPDSQGDALFSLRTFLNSSPNQLKDWNPNQVNPCTWSNVNCDPNYNVISVILSNIGFSGILSPKLGALKNLQTLSLQGNGITGEIPKEFGNLTSLSTLNLENNNLTGEIPASLGNLKSLQFLTLNNNNLSGTIPESLSSLSNLISLQLVSNALTGKIPEQLFSVPKYNFTGNHLDCGVNLPHHCAPDTAGSGVKSKPKLGIIVGVVGGLIILLLLGGLLYFTCKRRHKGSKREVFVDVAGEVDRRIAFGQLKRFLWRELQLATDNFSEKNVLGQGGFGKVYKGVLSDNTKVAVKRLTDCESPGGDAAFHREVEMISVAVHRNLLKLIGFCTTPTERLLVYPFMQNLSVAYRLREIKPGEPVLDWPTRKQVALGTARGLEYLHEHCNPKIIHRDVKAANVLLDEDFEAVVGDFGLAKLVDVRKTNVTTQVRGTMGHIAPEYLSTGKSSERTDVFGYGIMLLELVTGQRAIDFSRLEEEDDVLLLDHVKKLEREKRLDAIVDSNLNDSFNIQEVEMMIKVALLCTQGSPEDRPLMSEVVRMLEGEGLAERWEEWQNVEVTRRQEYERLQRRFDWGEDSVYNQDAIELSGGR; translated from the exons ATGGTGTTGTTGAAAATGGAGTTGGTCCTTGCAGTTTTGGTGTTGGCTTGCTTACAGTCTTTTGTACTGCCTGATTCACAAG GAGATGCACTGTTTTCATTAAGGACTTTTTTGAATAGTTCACCCAATCAGCTCAAGGACTGGAACCCGAACCAAGTCAATCCATGCACTTGGTCCAATGTGAATTGCGACCCTAACTATAATGTCATTTCTGT AATATTGTCAAATATTGGATTTTCTGGCATCTTGTCTCCTAAATTAGGAGCCCTGAAAAATCTTCAAACACT TTCATTACAAGGAAATGGCATAACTGGCGAAATACCAAAAGAGTTTGGAAATCTGACAAGTTTGTCCACCTTgaatttagaaaacaataatttaaCTGGTGAAATACCAGCCTCACTTGGCAATCTGAAAAGTCTTCAATTCTT GACTTTGAATAACAATAATCTGAGTGGTACTATCCCAGAGTCACTTTCAAGTCTTTCAAACTTGATTAGTCT TCAGCTTGTCTCCAATGCTCTCACTGGAAAAATACCTGAGCAGTTGTTTAGTGTCCCAAAATACAA TTTTACAGGAAACCACCTAGACTGTGGTGTGAATCTCCCTCACCATTGTGCACCTGATACTGCTGGTTCAG GCGTTAAAAGTAAGCCGAAGCTTGGAATCATAGTTGGAGTTGTTGGGGGGcttatcattttattattaCTTGGAGGTTTACTGTACTTCACCTGCAAGCGTAGACACAAAGGCTCCAAGCgtgaagtttttgtggatgTTGCAG GTGAAGTTGACCGAAGGATTGCATTTGGCCAGTTAAAAAGATTTTTGTGGAGGGAATTGCAGCTAGCAACAGACAACTTCAGTGAGAAAAATGTTCTAGGACAGGGAGGTTTTGGAAAAGTCTATAAAGGAGTGCTATCTGATAACACAAAAGTTGCTGTTAAGCGTCTCACTGATTGTGAAAGTCCTGGGGGGGATGCAGCCTTCCATCGTGAAGTTGAAATGATAAGTGTAGCTGTTCACAGGAATCTATTAAAACTGATTGGATTTTGCACGACTCCAACAGAACGCCTTCTAGTGTATCCCTTTATGCAGAATTTAAGTGTTGCCTATCGGTTACGAGAGATTAAACCTGGTGAGCCTGTTTTAGATTGGCCTACAAGAAAGCAGGTGGCATTAGGCACAGCCCGTGGGCTAGAGTACCTACATGAACATTGTAACCCTAAGATTATTCATCGAGATGTTAAGGCTGCTAATGTATTACTTGATGAAGATTTTGAAGCAGTTGTTGGTGACTTTGGCTTGGCAAAGTTGGTGGATGTTAGAAAGACTAATGTGACAACTCAAGTTCGTGGCACAATGGGTCACATAGCTCCTGAATATTTGTCCACTGGGAAGTCATCAGAAAGGACAGATGTGTTTGGCTATGGGATTATGCTTTTGGAACTTGTAACAGGACAACGGGCAATTGATTTTTCACGcttggaagaagaagatgatgtttTGTTGCTTGACCAT GTCAAAAAGCTGGAAAGGGAAAAGAGACTGGATGCTATTGTAGACAGCAATTTGAATGATAGTTTCAACATCCAAGAGGTAGAAATGATGATCAAAGTTGCACTTCTTTGTACTCAAGGATCCCCTGAAGACCGCCCATTAATGTCGGAGGTGGTACGGATGCTCGAAGGGGAGGGTCTGGCTGAGCGCTGGGAAGAATGGCAGAATGTAGAAGTTACTCGCAGGCAAGAGTATGAAAGACTACAAAGGAGATTTGACTGGGGAGAAGATTCTGTTTATAATCAGGATGCTATTGAATTATCCGGTGGACGTTGA